From a region of the Hemibagrus wyckioides isolate EC202008001 linkage group LG06, SWU_Hwy_1.0, whole genome shotgun sequence genome:
- the LOC131355053 gene encoding interferon-induced protein 44-like, protein MGSAPAKPEFLTVLAEKQVTHGQDIILSCQANTEDVTVSWEKDRQKLVCVEGKHKMDKTGKTCVLKISKAEDADEGNYTITLSNSSGSASCSAFVRILIKEWRTVEWSQGRMLNSLKTFKIGNEVEELRFLLYGPVGVGKSSIINTIRTIFEGRQFVNCLAAAGSTTSHTLCYEQFRFANEEGSFPFAFNDIMGAEKDSGVLTQDIVSALKGHMKEGYTFNPQIPLSESNHYYNKKPTLSDQMHCLVIVIPADRVSILDFMDKMKSVRGEASKMGIPQVVFMTRVDHACPLIRKNLQNVYKSKKIRENMHKCSNELGVPVNRVFPVLNYHEETHVNEDINCLMLDALTQITYWANDYVDQHTSHAQPICE, encoded by the exons ATGGGATCAGCTCCAGCCAAACCTG AATTTCTCACAGTTCTGGCTGAAAAACAGGTTACACATGGACAAGATATTATTCTTTCCTGTCAGGCAAATACAGAAGATGTAACAGTCTCATGGGAAAAGGACCGTCAAAAATTGGTTTGTGTTGAGGGCAAGCACAAAATGGATAAAACTGGTAAAACATGTGTCTTGAAAATTTCAAAGGCTGAGGATGCTGATGAAGGAAATTACACCATAACCCTGAGCAACAGTTCAGGTTCTGCCTCATGCTCTGCCTTTGTCAGAATCC TTATTAAAGAGTGGAGGACAGTGGAATGGAG TCAAGGCAGAATGTTAAATTCTCTCAAGACATTTAAAATTGGTAATGAAGTTGAAGAGCTCCGCTTCCTCCTCTATGGACCAGTTGGAGTAGGAAAGTCCAgcatcataaacaccatcagaACCATTTTTGAAGGACGTCAGTTTGTCAACTGTCTGGCTGCTGCAGGATCAACGACGAGTCATACTCTATGT TATGAACAATTTCGATTTGCAAATGAAGAAGGATCATTTCCTTTTGCCTTCAATGATATAATGGGTGCGGAAAAAGACTCTGGAGTCCTAACTCAAGATATCGTCAGTGCTTTAAAAGGTCATATGAAAGAGGGATACACG TTCAACCCTCAAATTCCTTTGTCTGAAAGCAACcattattacaataaaaagCCCACCCTGAGTGATCAGATGCACTGCTTGGTGATTGTCATCCCAGCCGACAGGGTTTCAATACTAGATTTTATGGATAAAATGAAGAGTGTCAGAGGAGAAGCAAGCAAAATGG GAATCCCTCAGGTGGTTTTCATGACAAGAGTAGACCATGCATGTCCACTGATAAGGAAGAATTTGCAGAACGTCTACAAAAGCAAAAAGATCAGAGAGAAC ATGCATAAATGCAGTAATGAACTGGGTGTGCCTGTGAACCGTGTCTTCCCTGTCTTGAACTATCATGAGGAGACCCATGTGAATGAAGATATAAACTGCCTGATGCTTGATGCCTTAACACAGATTACATACTGGGCTAATGACTATGTGGACCAACATACTTCACATGCACAACCAATCTGTGAATAA
- the LOC131355052 gene encoding interferon-induced protein 44-like: MGSTPSKPEFVTVLAKQQVPHGQHFILSCEANTEYVTVSWQKDGQKLDCVEGKHKVRQLGTKCVLEISKAEDADEGNYTITLSNSSGSASCSALVRIIIKEWRTVQWGQNRINSLKTFQICNKVEELRFLLYGPVGVGKSSIINTIRTIFEGRQFVNCLAAPGSTTSHTLCYEQFRFANEEGSFPFAFNDIMGAEEDSGVLTQDIVSALKGHMKEGYTFNPQTPLPINNHYYNQNPTLSDQMHCLVLVMPADRVSMLADNFIKKMKSVREEASRMGIPQVVFMTRVDCACQLTKEDLRNVYKSKKIRENMQKYANELGVPVNRIFPVLNYHEETQVKADINCLMLDALEQIIYWANDYVVKQTSQQQTNYE, translated from the exons ATGGGATCAACTCCATCCAAACCTG AATTTGTCACAGTCTTGGCTAAGCAGCAAGTTCCACATGGGCAACATTTTATTCTATCCTGTGAGGCAAACACAGAATATGTAACAGTCTCATGGCAAAAGGATGGCCAAAAATTGGATTGTGTTGAGGGCAAGCACAAAGTGAGACAACTTGGTACAAAATGTGTTTTGGAAATTTCAAAGGCTGAGGACGCTGATGAAGGAAATTACACCATAACCCTGAGCAACAGTTCAGGTTCTGCCTCATGCTCTGCCCTTGTCAGAATCA TTATAAAAGAATGGAGGACAGTGCAATGGGG ACAAAACAGAATAAATTCTCTCAAGACATTTCAGATTTGTAATAAAGTTGAAGAGCTCCGCTTCCTCCTCTATGGACCAGTTGGAGTAGGAAAGTCCAgcatcataaacaccatcagaACCATTTTTGAAGGACGTCAGTTTGTCAACTGTCTGGCTGCTCCAGGATCAACGACGAGTCATACTCTATGC TATGAACAATTTCGATTTGCAAATGAAGAAGGATCGTTTCCTTTTGCCTTCAATGATATAATGGGTGCAGAAGAAGACTCTGGAGTCCTAACTCAAGATATCGTCAGTGCTTTAAAAGGTCATATGAAAGAGGGATACACG TTCAACCCTCAAACTCCTTTGCCTATAAACAACCATTATTACAATCAAAATCCCACCCTGAGTGATCAGATGCACTGCCTGGTGCTTGTCATGCCAGCCGACAGGGTTTCAATGCTAGCGGATAATTTTATCAAAAAAATGAAGAGCGTCAGAGAGGAAGCAAGCAGAATGG GAATTCCTCAAGTGGTTTTCATGACAAGAGTAGACTGTGCATGTCAGTTGACAAAGGAGGATTTGCGAAACGTCTACAAAAGCAAAAAGATCAGAGAGAAT aTGCAGAAATATGCTAATGAACTGGGTGTGCCTGTGAACCGTATCTTCCCTGTCTTGAACTATCATGAAGAAACCCAAGTGAAGGCAGATATAAACTGCCTGATGCTCGATGCCTTAGAACAGATTATATACTGGGCTAATGACTATGTGGTCAAACAAActtcacaacaacaaacaaattatGAATAA